One part of the Halobacteria archaeon AArc-dxtr1 genome encodes these proteins:
- the dhaK gene encoding dihydroxyacetone kinase subunit DhaK produces the protein MKKLINDPENVVDEMLDGMVAAHPDRFRRLEGLEVIVRADGPVDGKVGLISGGGSGHEPTHAGFVGDGMLDGAAAGDVFTSPTADQIAELIEACDGGEGVLCVVKNYEGDVMNFDTAAEMAEMEGVDVRQVLVNDDVAVEDSLYTSGRRGVCGTILVHKAAGAAAADGAELDEVVRIAEKVVDNVGTMGTALTSCITPEKGEPTFDLGEDEIELGIGIHGEPGTERVEHMSADEITDHLTEAVLADLDLEAGTEVLTIVNGMGGTPLSELYVVNHRLQELMGEHELTVWDAWVGDYMTSLDMDGCSITVAAVDDELTELLAAPADTPALTVRE, from the coding sequence ATGAAGAAACTGATCAACGATCCCGAGAACGTCGTCGACGAGATGCTCGACGGGATGGTCGCGGCCCACCCCGACCGGTTCCGGCGGCTCGAGGGGCTCGAAGTGATCGTCCGTGCGGATGGCCCGGTCGACGGAAAGGTCGGGCTGATCTCCGGCGGCGGCAGCGGGCACGAGCCGACCCACGCCGGGTTCGTCGGCGACGGGATGCTCGACGGGGCGGCGGCTGGCGACGTTTTCACCTCCCCGACGGCAGATCAGATCGCAGAGTTGATTGAGGCCTGCGACGGCGGCGAGGGGGTCCTCTGCGTGGTGAAAAACTACGAGGGCGACGTGATGAACTTCGACACCGCCGCCGAGATGGCGGAGATGGAGGGCGTCGACGTCCGGCAGGTGCTCGTCAACGACGACGTTGCGGTCGAGGACTCGCTGTACACGAGCGGTCGACGCGGCGTCTGTGGGACGATCCTCGTCCACAAAGCCGCGGGGGCGGCCGCAGCTGACGGCGCTGAGTTAGACGAGGTCGTCCGAATCGCCGAGAAGGTCGTCGACAACGTTGGCACCATGGGGACGGCGCTTACCTCCTGTATCACCCCCGAGAAGGGCGAGCCGACGTTCGACCTCGGCGAGGACGAGATCGAACTCGGAATCGGGATCCACGGTGAACCTGGGACTGAGCGCGTCGAACACATGTCTGCCGACGAGATCACCGATCACCTCACGGAGGCCGTTCTCGCCGATCTCGACCTCGAGGCCGGCACCGAAGTGTTGACGATCGTCAACGGGATGGGCGGAACGCCGCTCTCAGAGCTGTACGTCGTCAACCACCGGCTCCAGGAGCTCATGGGCGAGCACGAGCTCACGGTCTGGGACGCCTGGGTCGGCGATTACATGACGTCGCTGGATATGGACGGCTGTTCGATCACCGTCGCCGCTGTCGACGACGAACTCACGGAGCTGCTGGCGGCTCCCGCGGACACGCCAGCGTTGACGGTCCGAGAATGA
- the dhaL gene encoding dihydroxyacetone kinase subunit DhaL — protein MVDEATQREAIRDAVEAIAERIEAEREHLTDLDSAIGDADHGANMDRGMRAVVEQIDDLDDADPATMVKTVGTTLIREVGGAAGPLYGGSAMSASTALSDGVTADSTVAFAEAYLEKVQDRGNARVGDKTMVDALTPAVHTYKKSIEQDDLDPLDALAKSVDAAERGVRFTTPIRASKGRASYLGWRSVGHQDPGATSTLLILEELLAVAEEYLDGAGERDAASPTVPEEEPTQ, from the coding sequence ATGGTTGACGAGGCCACCCAGCGCGAGGCGATCCGGGACGCCGTCGAGGCGATCGCCGAACGAATCGAGGCCGAACGGGAGCACCTCACCGATCTGGACTCCGCAATCGGCGACGCCGACCACGGGGCGAACATGGACCGCGGGATGCGTGCCGTCGTCGAACAGATCGACGACCTGGACGACGCCGATCCGGCGACGATGGTCAAGACCGTCGGAACGACGCTGATCAGGGAGGTCGGCGGCGCTGCGGGACCGCTGTACGGCGGTTCGGCGATGAGTGCCAGCACCGCGCTGTCAGACGGTGTGACGGCTGACTCGACCGTCGCGTTTGCCGAGGCGTACCTCGAGAAGGTCCAGGATCGCGGCAATGCCCGCGTCGGTGACAAGACGATGGTAGACGCGCTGACGCCGGCGGTCCATACCTACAAGAAGTCGATCGAGCAAGACGACCTCGACCCCCTGGACGCGCTCGCCAAGAGCGTCGACGCGGCCGAGCGCGGCGTCCGGTTCACCACACCGATCCGCGCCTCGAAAGGGCGGGCGTCCTATCTGGGCTGGCGATCGGTCGGCCACCAGGATCCAGGGGCGACGTCGACGCTGTTGATCCTGGAGGAACTGCTCGCCGTCGCCGAGGAGTACCTCGACGGGGCGGGCGAGCGTGACGCGGCCTCTCCAACCGTTCCCGAGGAGGAACCGACCCAATGA
- the dhaM gene encoding dihydroxyacetone kinase phosphoryl donor subunit DhaM: MIGLVVVSHSARAAEGIVEVATEMGGDARLVAAGGDPGGGIGTSAPDIEAAILEADDGDGVVVLVDLGSAVMNAELAIETLEEPVEVRVADAPILEGALNAAVAATSPKATLAEVVGRAEEARQYRKLD, from the coding sequence GTGATCGGACTCGTCGTCGTCTCTCACAGCGCGAGAGCCGCCGAGGGAATCGTCGAGGTCGCGACGGAGATGGGCGGTGACGCGCGACTCGTCGCGGCCGGAGGCGATCCTGGCGGCGGAATCGGGACAAGTGCTCCGGACATCGAAGCCGCCATTCTCGAGGCCGACGACGGGGACGGCGTCGTCGTGCTCGTCGATCTGGGGAGCGCGGTAATGAACGCCGAACTCGCGATCGAGACTCTCGAGGAACCCGTCGAGGTCCGGGTGGCCGACGCGCCGATCCTCGAGGGAGCGCTCAACGCCGCCGTCGCGGCGACGTCGCCGAAGGCGACGCTCGCGGAGGTCGTCGGACGAGCCGAGGAGGCACGGCAGTACCGAAAGCTCGATTGA
- a CDS encoding endonuclease III, which yields MSDDPEPAENISGGLDGGGETAAFDPATAETRAEAVVDRLGELYWEKSYGGQDAFTCLVRTILSQNTSDVASQPAHDALMERYGGGGEHTTEDNASAEPAADLAAALAAANQETVAETIESAGLYNQKSRMIVEAAQWVCEAFGSAAAFDAFVREADPAAVRDTLLGVRGVGPKTADCVLLFAGGRNGVFPVDTHVHRLYRRMGIAPAQADHETVREVLERDVPPEKCGFGHTATIQFGREYCTAQAPACLEGADACPLAGRCEQVGVDLATGAVVDPAVTAERER from the coding sequence ATGAGCGACGATCCCGAACCGGCCGAAAACATCAGCGGCGGGCTCGACGGCGGCGGCGAGACCGCGGCGTTCGACCCGGCGACCGCCGAGACGCGCGCGGAGGCCGTCGTCGATCGCCTCGGAGAGCTATACTGGGAGAAGAGCTACGGGGGACAGGACGCCTTCACCTGCCTCGTCCGGACGATCCTGAGCCAGAACACGAGCGACGTCGCCAGCCAGCCTGCCCACGACGCGCTGATGGAGCGGTACGGGGGCGGTGGGGAACACACCACCGAAGACAACGCGAGCGCCGAACCGGCGGCAGATCTCGCCGCGGCACTCGCCGCCGCAAACCAAGAGACGGTCGCTGAGACGATCGAATCCGCGGGGCTGTACAACCAGAAGTCCCGGATGATCGTCGAGGCGGCTCAGTGGGTCTGCGAGGCGTTCGGCTCGGCGGCGGCGTTCGACGCGTTCGTGCGGGAAGCGGATCCGGCGGCGGTCCGCGACACTCTTCTCGGCGTGCGCGGTGTCGGGCCGAAGACGGCGGACTGTGTCCTCCTCTTTGCTGGCGGTCGAAACGGCGTCTTCCCCGTCGACACGCACGTCCATCGGCTGTATCGCCGCATGGGAATCGCGCCGGCTCAGGCCGATCACGAGACGGTCCGTGAAGTTCTCGAACGGGACGTCCCGCCGGAGAAGTGCGGCTTCGGCCACACTGCGACGATCCAGTTCGGTCGCGAGTACTGCACGGCGCAAGCCCCGGCTTGCCTGGAGGGAGCAGACGCCTGTCCCCTGGCCGGTCGGTGCGAACAGGTCGGCGTTGATCTGGCGACTGGTGCGGTCGTCGATCCGGCCGTGACCGCCGAACGTGAGAGGTAA
- a CDS encoding DUF371 domain-containing protein, giving the protein MEEVIHARGHENVSAEHASTFEVTTDDYLTPAGDCILATDADRAPADFDPEFVEACRDEAATIEVTIEAGNHTDSVTGRGDPDLEFTNERSAVGRTSDYVDDRTILLGAEFAAEGFDRDLVETLADGADVTVTITVS; this is encoded by the coding sequence ATGGAAGAAGTCATTCACGCCCGCGGTCACGAGAACGTCAGCGCCGAGCACGCGAGCACGTTCGAGGTGACAACCGACGACTACCTCACCCCCGCCGGGGACTGCATCCTCGCCACCGACGCCGACCGCGCACCTGCCGACTTCGACCCCGAATTCGTAGAGGCCTGTCGAGACGAGGCGGCGACAATCGAGGTCACGATCGAAGCCGGCAACCACACCGACTCGGTGACCGGTCGCGGTGACCCGGATCTCGAGTTCACTAACGAGCGAAGCGCCGTCGGGCGAACCAGCGACTACGTCGACGACCGGACGATCCTGCTGGGCGCCGAGTTCGCCGCCGAAGGCTTCGACCGCGACCTCGTCGAGACGCTCGCCGACGGCGCCGACGTGACGGTGACGATCACCGTTTCGTAG
- a CDS encoding alkaline phosphatase family protein → MGLFDRLRGDGSPRVAFIGVDGVPYSLLSQHEERFPNFAELAEEGTASEISSIVPPESSACWPALTTGMNPGETGVYGFQDREVGTYDTYVPMGNEVQADRVWDRVQEAGRKASVFNVPVTFPPQRNVQRMVSGFLSPDLEKAAYPDDVRETLEEIDYRIDVNPKLGHQQEKAEFIEDAHATLDARFEAFSHYIEEDDWDLFFGVFMTTDRVNHFLFRDYERDGEYREEFLKFYEKVDDYVGRLREALPEDVTLVVASDHGFTSLDYEFHCNEWLRENGWLSFQTDEPQELDDISDDTRAYSFIPGRFYLNLEGREPRGSVSEDEYDDVRDELKAELEAIEGPDGEPVVDRVVEKEEAFRGDHDEIAPDLVAIPAKGFDFKAGFKADSEVFDTGPRNGMHSFDDTSLYIDTPDASIGNADLLDIAPTILDLLDIEYNRGEFDGASLV, encoded by the coding sequence ATGGGTCTGTTCGACCGATTACGGGGCGATGGGAGCCCTCGGGTCGCGTTTATCGGCGTCGACGGTGTGCCGTACAGTCTGTTGAGCCAACACGAAGAGCGGTTCCCGAACTTCGCCGAGCTCGCGGAGGAAGGAACCGCAAGCGAGATTTCGAGCATCGTCCCGCCGGAGTCGAGCGCCTGCTGGCCGGCACTGACGACCGGTATGAACCCCGGTGAGACCGGCGTTTACGGCTTCCAGGACCGCGAAGTCGGCACGTACGACACGTACGTTCCAATGGGCAACGAGGTCCAGGCCGACCGTGTCTGGGACCGCGTCCAGGAGGCGGGTCGCAAGGCGTCGGTGTTCAACGTTCCGGTTACCTTTCCGCCACAACGAAACGTCCAGCGGATGGTTTCGGGCTTTCTCTCGCCAGATCTCGAGAAGGCAGCCTACCCCGACGACGTCCGCGAGACGCTCGAAGAAATCGACTACCGAATCGACGTCAACCCGAAACTCGGCCACCAACAGGAGAAAGCCGAGTTCATCGAGGACGCCCACGCGACGCTCGACGCCCGCTTCGAGGCGTTTTCCCACTACATCGAGGAAGACGACTGGGACCTCTTTTTCGGCGTCTTCATGACGACCGACCGGGTCAACCACTTCCTCTTTCGCGACTACGAGCGCGACGGCGAGTACCGCGAGGAGTTCCTCAAGTTCTACGAGAAGGTCGACGACTACGTCGGCCGCCTCCGCGAGGCCCTCCCCGAGGATGTCACTCTCGTCGTCGCCTCCGACCACGGCTTTACGAGCTTAGACTACGAGTTCCACTGCAACGAGTGGCTCCGCGAGAACGGCTGGCTCTCCTTCCAAACCGACGAGCCCCAGGAGCTAGACGATATCAGCGACGATACCCGTGCGTACTCGTTCATCCCTGGCCGGTTCTACCTGAATCTCGAGGGCCGCGAGCCCCGCGGTTCGGTTTCCGAAGACGAGTACGACGACGTCCGCGACGAACTCAAAGCCGAACTCGAAGCCATCGAGGGCCCCGATGGCGAGCCCGTCGTCGACCGCGTCGTCGAGAAAGAAGAAGCGTTCCGCGGCGACCACGACGAGATCGCTCCCGACCTCGTCGCGATTCCTGCCAAGGGCTTTGACTTCAAGGCGGGCTTCAAGGCCGACTCCGAGGTATTCGACACAGGACCGCGAAACGGGATGCACAGCTTCGACGACACCTCACTATACATCGACACACCCGACGCCTCGATCGGAAACGCCGACTTGCTCGACATCGCGCCGACGATCCTCGATCTGCTCGATATCGAGTACAACCGCGGCGAGTTCGACGGCGCAAGTCTGGTCTAA
- a CDS encoding inorganic diphosphatase, which yields MVNLWEDLETGPNAPEEIYAVVECLKGERNKYEYDKDVPGVVLDRVLHSNVHYPSDYGFIPQSYYDDEDPFDVLVLVEDQTFPGCVIEARPVALMKMDDDGEQDDKVIAVPSEDPRYDHIEDLEDIPQQQRDEIDEFFATYKNLEEGKEVETLGWEDRQAAYDAIEHAQELYEEHFG from the coding sequence ATGGTAAATCTCTGGGAAGACCTCGAGACGGGACCGAACGCACCGGAAGAGATCTACGCCGTCGTCGAGTGTCTGAAAGGCGAGCGCAACAAGTACGAGTACGATAAGGACGTACCGGGTGTCGTCCTTGACCGCGTGCTCCACAGCAACGTTCACTATCCCTCCGACTACGGATTTATTCCGCAATCGTACTACGACGACGAGGACCCCTTCGACGTGCTCGTGCTCGTCGAGGATCAGACGTTCCCCGGCTGTGTCATCGAGGCCCGGCCTGTCGCGCTGATGAAGATGGACGACGACGGCGAGCAGGACGACAAGGTCATCGCCGTCCCAAGCGAGGATCCCCGCTACGACCATATCGAGGATCTCGAAGACATCCCACAACAACAGCGCGACGAGATTGACGAGTTCTTCGCGACCTACAAGAACTTAGAGGAAGGCAAAGAAGTCGAAACGCTCGGCTGGGAAGACCGGCAGGCTGCATACGACGCGATCGAACACGCACAGGAGCTCTACGAGGAGCACTTCGGCTAA
- a CDS encoding PadR family transcriptional regulator, producing MSEARTISGEQRIARELTAFQNNILVILAREPMYGLAIKRDLEDYYGTEVNHGRLYPNLDELVELGLVEKSELDKRTNQYSLTDDGYAAVLDGVEWALSNIVTNEARADEIRELVDSSY from the coding sequence ATGTCAGAGGCACGAACGATCAGCGGTGAACAGCGTATTGCGCGCGAGCTAACGGCCTTCCAGAACAACATTCTCGTTATCCTCGCCAGAGAACCGATGTACGGCCTGGCGATCAAGCGAGATCTGGAGGACTACTACGGAACGGAGGTCAACCACGGCCGACTCTACCCCAACCTCGACGAGCTCGTCGAGCTCGGCCTGGTCGAGAAGAGCGAACTCGACAAGCGAACCAACCAGTACTCGCTGACCGACGACGGCTACGCGGCCGTCTTAGACGGCGTCGAGTGGGCGCTCTCGAACATCGTCACGAACGAGGCGCGCGCCGACGAGATCCGCGAACTCGTCGACAGCAGCTACTGA
- a CDS encoding rnhA operon protein gives MRDATEGGEPEDGVDADESTTSTDGSTLPDDAVEEVERLTRLARAVADPAESEQYRDHRDDLLDRHEFAARIREDDGGDVLVCHPAEWRDGDVIRTDRIEDLSRAIEIPLEGTENPDDWTAVDRENRTLVEAVRDEHGEIHGDNAAALADFFGNHYAKPIESATAAELAEFRTEYFVRNAWPSARQRETIDRSIALVYETAGKRVPEYQ, from the coding sequence ATGCGCGACGCAACCGAGGGCGGAGAACCCGAAGACGGAGTCGACGCCGACGAGTCGACGACCTCCACGGACGGATCGACGCTCCCTGACGACGCAGTCGAGGAAGTAGAGCGACTGACTAGACTGGCCCGAGCCGTTGCAGATCCAGCGGAATCGGAACAGTATCGCGACCACCGGGACGACCTGCTCGACCGCCACGAGTTTGCGGCGCGGATTCGCGAGGACGATGGCGGGGACGTGCTCGTCTGTCATCCCGCGGAGTGGCGAGACGGGGACGTGATTCGGACCGACCGGATCGAGGACCTCTCGCGGGCGATCGAGATTCCCCTCGAGGGAACCGAAAATCCCGACGACTGGACGGCCGTCGACCGCGAGAATCGGACGCTGGTCGAGGCAGTTCGCGACGAGCACGGCGAGATCCACGGCGACAACGCGGCGGCGCTTGCAGACTTCTTCGGCAACCACTACGCGAAGCCGATCGAGTCGGCGACGGCGGCGGAGCTCGCCGAGTTTCGGACCGAGTACTTCGTTCGAAACGCGTGGCCGTCAGCTCGTCAGCGAGAGACGATCGACCGGTCGATCGCACTCGTCTACGAGACGGCCGGAAAACGGGTACCGGAGTATCAGTAG